The genomic region CCTGCCCCGACCCCCATCATGGATCATGGTCCGGGTCCAGCGGCCGATCAAAATGACGGAATGATCTACCACAGCGGCGACCACATGATGTGACACGAAGCCTCGATGATCGCCAAGATCTCCACGATCATTGAGGCTGATCTCCGGGTCTGAGGGATCGGGCTCGCCCTTTCTTTACCGTCCCTCGACAACCTACAAGCCCTTATCAACTGATACACACTCTAGGGTTGCAATCCTGCCCTTTCGGCGATATAGGAACGACGATCAGAGTCGGAGACTTAGGCCAACATCTGGGGAGGAGGCCGTCGTTTTATCAATGTCGGGCCCCTCCTTCCTGGAGGTCGCAATACTCATACAACAGCAAAAAAATTTTCTCTCTCCGACCCATTAGAAGAAATTCTATTTTCCTATAATAATTCGAGGATTTGAAATGAGTTTCATAGCAGATACTTTTAACGGAATAGCAAATATCGCAGCGAATCTTGTCGGCGGTGCTGTGGGTATATTGGGTGGCGCGGTCACGGGTGTTGGAAAAGTGGCGGATGCCATTGTCCATATCCCAATCGATGCGTCCAAAATTGCGGGCGATACTCTCACCAATATCGGTGATGAGCTGCGCGGCAACCATCATCCTCCGGCAGCCGGCGGACCGACCCCGGTCCCGCAACCGCCGGCTGAGAGCGATGACGGACTGATTTACCACGCCACCAGCTCCAGCTCGATCACCGGTCACGTATCGTGACGACCCATGAGATCTAGGGGCCGGCCGCTGACGCGCCGGCCCGTTTGACAAGGGGGGATACCTCGCAGCCGATCATTTGGCGGCCGCGCGGTGGGATCCGGCGTTGTCGTCTAAAGGCGAAGCCGGCGAGAAAGGCTCAGGCGCTGGCACGCACATTGTGGCGGCGCTTGATCATCTCGCGCGCCGTTTCGACCGCCACGGCCGCATCCCGGCAATAGGCATCAGCGCCGATCGCCGTTGCGAACTCCTCGTTCAACGGCGCGCCTCCCACAAGCACAATGTAATCGTCGCGGATGCCCTTCTCCTTCAGCGCATCGATGACGACTTTCATATAGGGCATGGTTGTCGTCAGGAGCGCCGACATGCCCAGAATATCCGGCTGATGTTCCTCGATGGCCGCGAGATACTTCTCGACGGGGTTGTTGATTCCGAGATCGATCACATCGAATCCCGCCCCCTCCATCATCATCCCGACGAGGTTCTTGCCGATGTCGTGGATATCGCCCTTGACGGTGCCGATCACCATCTTTCCCTGCTTTGGCGCTCCTGTCTCCGCCAGCAGCGGGCGGAGAATGAACATTCCCGCCTTCATGGCATTGGCGGCAAGCAGAACTTCCGGCACGAACAGGATGCCGTCACGAAAGTCCACCCCGACGATGCGCATGCCCTCGACCAGCGCCTCGGTGAGGACGCGATAGGGCGTCCAACCCCGCCCGAGCAGGATGTTGACGGCAACCTCGATTTCCTCCTTGAGGCCGTCATAGAGATCGTCATGCATCTGCTGAACGAGCTCATCATCGTCCAAGGAATTGAGATCGAGTTCTTCTTCGTTGCTCATCCCACTCTCCACAAATCGTCAAGGCGGACACCCGCAGAATTGTCTTATCGACAACAGCTGGAAAGGCCGACGCCTCTTCTCCCGTTGCCGCAATCATTCCTGGCGCGACCGCAGCTCCAGCTATGGCATGTCCCCAGGTCCATGCATCGCACCCAGCGACCGGAACACGCTCGAAATCGACATGGCGCTCCAAAACGCACTGACATGCCTCTGCGCCTGCCGCCATCGTGACCGATGCGGGTTGTGAGGGCCGTGGAGCGCCGAGCGGACGCGTATGGTTTTAGTATATGTAGCGACCGATCGGCGCTCCACGCGTGCCGTTCCAGCCGACGCCTCTTCGCGATGCCTAAGCTGGTCTACCCAGCGGTCCGCCCCGTGAGGGATGGCCGTGCAGAACGCGATATGACGTGAGCCTTGTCCTGTTCCCGTTCGTTACACGGGATGACAGAAAGCCCCGCATCTCCGCGCATGCCGGCCGGTCCGGACAAGCCCCCCACGCGGCGAAGACAAGCGCAGTATGACACGCGCTGGAGGCGCGGGGATAAGTCGGCGGGTGATGTAGCAGTTTCGGGTGCGAGGAGATCGAACCTCATCGATCCCGGCGCGTTCCCTCTGCCTTTTCCGTCATCCTCTCTTAAGACGGTGCGCGGCGACGGCGGCGTTCGCTGGCTTCCGACCGGGCGGGAGCTGCACCATGAGCGAGGGCGGAGACTTCGCCGAGCTTTGCGGTGATCTCCTCGACGCTGGGACGGTCGCCTTTCTTATGCGCCTCCAGGGCCGAGCGCATGGCCGCGAGATGCTTTGGCTCGGTGCCACAACAGCCTCCGATGATGCGTGCGCCTGCATCGAGCGCCAAGCAGGCATAATCCGCCATGATTTCGGGAGTGCCGCTGTAATGGATATGACCACCGACGAACTGGGGTATGCCGCAATTGCCTTTGGCCACGACGACCGCATCGGGTCGTGCGGCGGTGATGCCGAGAACGGTTGCCACCAGCTCAGCGGCACCCGTCCCGCAATTGGCGCCGATACCCGCGGGCTGCTTGTCCAAGGCGGCTGTCATGGCGCCGAAAGCCGCAGGCGTGATTCCCATCATGGTTCGACCATTGGTATCGAAACTCATGGTGGTCACAATCGGCAGTCCGGCCTGCGAAGCTCCTTCCATCGCCGCCTTGAGCTCCTCTTCCGACGAGATCGTCTCTATCCACAAGACGTCTGCACCGCCCTCCGCCAGAGCCCTTGCCTGTTCAGCGAACGCGTCCGCTCCATCGGCAATGGAGAGGGGCCCCACGGGCTCGAAGATTTCTCCCGTGGGTCCCATGGACCCGGCCACCAGCACAACACGACCGGCAGCATTTGCCTCTTCGCGAGCCAGCTCTGCTGCGCGCTTGTTGAGCTCATGAACCCTGTTTTGCGCATCATGCAACTTCAGGCGGTAACGATTGCCGCCAAAGGAATTGGTCAGAATGAGATCCGCCCCGGCCTCGATGAACTGTCGGTGCAGCGATCGGACACGATCGGGATGATCGACATTCCAGAACTCCGGGGCGTCGCCCGACTGCAGGCCCATTTGGAAGTAGTTGGTGCCCGTAGCCCCGTCGGCCAGCAGCCATGGCCGCGAGGCGAGGAGATCGAGGAACTTCGACATGTGGCAACTCCATGGAATTCCCGTTGAGGAGCCACAAAATGACCCTGGATGCAACTCTGATCCGCCGCAGCGCAGCATATACCACCCCTGGACCGCACGCGGGTTTGGAGCTACCACAATGACGCGAGCCGGCCGGTACTCTATCGGGACGATGGCATGACGATGGTGCTGGAATCACATCGCCTGCCTGCTTCTCGGCCGCCCGATCCAAGCTCCTGCCCGGCCCGTGACAAGGGGTTTTTGGAGACAGAACATGTTGATTGGTGTGCCGAAGGAGATCAAGAATCAGGAGTTTCGCGTCGGTTTGACGCCTACCAGCGTCCGTGAGGTCTGCCACCACGGGCACAAGGTCCTGGTTCAGGCGACGGCCGGCGAAGGCATCGGGGCGAGTGATGCGGTCTATGCCGCGGCCGGTGCGGAAATCGTCGTCGATGCCTCGGAGATCTTCGCCCGCTCCGACATGATCGTGAAGGTGAAGGAGCCGCAGGCGGTCGAACGAAAGATGCTGCGGCCGGGCCAGGTGCTGTTTACCTATCTTCATCTCGCGCCCGATCCCGAACAGACCCGCGATCTCGTCGCCAGTGGTGCCATCTGCATCGCCTATGAAACGGTGACCGGGCCGCGCGGCGGTCTGCCGCTGCTGGCTCCCATGTCCCAGGTGGCGGGACGGATGTCGATCCAGGCTGGCGCTCACTGCCTGGAGAAGCGCCAGGGTGGAATGGGCCTCCTGCTCGGCGGTGTTCCGGGTGTCGCTCCTGCGCGGGTCGTCATTATCGGCGGCGGGATGGTGGGCCAGCATGCCGCTGTCATGGCGACGGGGGCCGGCGCCGACGTGGTGATCCTCGAGAAGAGCGCCGAGACCATGCAGGCCCTCGACGCCCGCTTCGGCGCTCGGGTGAAGACCCTCTTCTCGAGCCGCGGGAGCGTCGAGGACGAAGTTGCGGCCGCTGATCTGGTGGTTGGTGCGGTGCTCATCCCCGGGGCAGCAGCCCCCAAGCTCATCAATCGCGAGATGATCAGCGGCATGAAGACCGGCTCCGTCCTCGTCGATGTGGCCATCGACCAGGGCGGCTGCGCGGAGACTTCGCATGCCACGACCCATGCGGATCCGACCTACATCGTGGATGGCGTGGTCCATTACTGTGTCGCGAACATGCCGGGCGGCGTCGCCCGCACGTCGACCTTTGCGCTGAACAACGTCACCCTGCCCTTTGTGGTGGCTTTGGCGGACAAGGGCCATCGTCAGGCTCTTGCCGACGATCCTCATCTGCTCGCCGGATTGAATGTTGCCGGCGGAAAGGTCACCTACGAGGCCGTCGCGACCGCCTTGGGCTATGATTATGTGGAGCCTGACCGCGCTCTGGCGGCGTGACGCCAGCGGCCGCTTTCCGCGTCTGCGATCATCCCGGGGCTGCGCTGCTGCGAGCCTCGGGATCCGGTGGGTTCCTGCCGCACGAGATCCCGGCTCCGCGCTTCGCTCCGGCCGGGATGACGGCAATGCCGTTCACACATTCAACAGCAGGAACTCTCGCTCCCAGGACGAGATCACCGTCCGGTATTGCTGCATCTCGTATTCCTTCACGTCTTGGAAGGCAGTCACGAACCGCTCCCCGAACACCTGCTTGAGTGGCTTAGTGTAGTTGAGCTTCGACAGCGCTTCCTCCAGATGCAGCGGCAGGGTATGCGCATAACGATAGGCGCTGCCTTCGACCTTCGCCGTGGGTTCGAGCTCTTCGATCATGCCGAGATAGCCGCAGGCGAGCGAGGCGGCGATGGCCAAATACGGGTTCGCGTCAGCCCCCGGGACCCGGTTCTCGACGCGCATATTGTTGGCATCCGCTGTGGGAACGCGGAAGCTGACGGTGCGGTTGTCGGTGCCCCAATGGACATTGGTGGGTGCGTCGGAATCCGGCACCAGGCGGCGGTAGGAATTCACATTCGGCGCACAGAAGGGCATCGCCGCGCCCATATAGCGCTGCAGGCCGCCAATGTGGTTGAGCAGGGCTTCCGATGGCTCACCGGTCTCCGTGGCGAAGATGTTGCGGCCTGTCGCGATATCGATCACCGACTGGTGAAGATGCATGGAGGAGCCCGGCTCCTTCTCATGCGGCTTGGCCATGAAGGTCGCATACATGTCGTGTTTCAGCGCCGCCTGCCGCACCGTCCGCTTGAACAGGAACACCTGGTCGGCCAGCAGCAGTGGATCGCCATGGTTGAAGTTGATCTCGAGCTGGGCGGGTCCGCTCTCATGGCTCAGCGTATCGAGATCGATGTGCTGCGCCTCGCACCAGTCATAGATATCCTCCACGATGGGGTCGAAATCATTGGCGGCATCGATGCCATAGGCCTGTCCATAGGCCTCCTTGCGGCCCGACCGTCCCACGGGCGGCTCGAGCGGATAGTCTGGATCCAGATTGCGCTTGACCAGATAGAATTCCAGTTCGGGTGCGACAATGGCCTTCCAGCCGCGTTCCTTGTAGAGCTCGAGCACCCGTTTCAGCACGTAGCGCGGCGCCATCTCCACCGGCCGGTCGTCGACATAGAAGCAGTCGCAGATGACCTCGGCCGTGGGCTCCGTATACCAGGGGACCGGCCGCAGCGTCTCCAGGTCGGGCTTGAGATAGATGTCGATGGCCGCATCGTCAAAGGCGTCGGTTTCCCACACATAGCGGCCGGTCACCGTGAGACTGAACACCTCCTCCGGCACCCTCAGGCCTCTGCTGTGGGATCCTTTGATGAATTTGGTGGCTGGCAGGATCTTGCCTCGCGCGGTGCCTGACATGTCGGCGACGAGACATTCGACCTCGTCGATCTTTTCCGCGCGTAGCCACTCTTCGAACGTCATTCCGGAAAGCATGGGAGAAAGCTCTTGTTGGATGAAGCCCCGTGATCGGCCCTGCTGCCGGTCTGACGCGACATTTGGGCTGCTCTGTGCGAAGGATAGGCCGGTTGCTTGACGAAAGGAACCGGCATCTAAAGAATGGAGCCGGGCGGTCGCTGTCACGACCACCGTCCGCGGCGGAAATTTCAATTAGGGTATCATGCTCAAACATAGTCCTGGCGCGACCGAAGCGGAGACGTTTTTGGCGGCGCATCCGGAAATCCTCGCCGTCGATATGCTGATCACGGACATGAACGGCATCCTCCGCGGCAAGCAATTGGCACGCAATTACCTCGGCAAGCTTTACGACGACGACGGGGTCCGCCTGCCTGGTTCGATCTTCCTGCTCGATTCGACCGGCGCAAATGTTCTGACCTATGACTACGGCACGCGTGACGGCGACCCGGACTATTATTGCTATGCCGTCCCGGGCTTGCTGGCCCCGGTGCCTTGGAGCAAGCGCCCGACGGCGCAGGTGCTGGCCTCTATGTATCACGACGACGGAACGCCCTTTTTCGCCGATCCCCGCCATGTGCTGTCGCGCACATTGGACCGACTCGCGGAGATCGGGCTGAAACCGGTGATCGCCATCGAATACGAATTTTACATTCTCGACGGGGAAGCGGCAGCCCAGGGCGTCTATCGCCCCGCAGCGTCACCGTCCTCCGCCTTCCGCGCGCATCAGACCAATGTCTATGGCGTGGATGATCTTTATGAGTTCGAGGATCTCCTGTCCGACATCCATGCGGCCTGCAAGCTCCAGGGACTTCCTGCCGAGACTTTCGTATCGGAATATGCCGCCGGCCAGTTCGAGATCAACCTGCACCATTGCGACAACGCTTTGCTGGCCTGCGATCACGCAATCTTGTTGGAGCGCGCCATCAAGCAGGTCTGTCGCCGCCACGGGCTGGTCGCGACCTTCATGGCCAAGCCGTTTGCCGAAAGCGCAGGCTCTGGCCTCCACATCCATGCCAGCCTCTTGGATAAGGATGGCCGCAACGTCTTTGCAGGTCCCGTTGACGATCGCATCAACCGTCCGGTGAGCGATCTCATGCGTTTTGCCATCGGCGGGCTGGTGGAGACAATGCCGGAGGCCATGGCCATTTTTGCTCCGAACGCGAATTCCTATCGGCGACTGCGGCCCGGAACCTATGCTCCGACGCGCGCCAATTGGGGGGGCGACAACCGCACCGTATCTCTGCGCCTGCCGGGTACGGACGATAAATCCGCGCGCATCGAGCACCGTGTGGCCGGTGCCGACGCCAATCCCTACCTGGTGGCGACTGCCATGCTGGCCGGCATGCATCACGGCATCGTCAACAAGATCGAGCCACCGGATCCGGTGGTCGGCGATGCCTATTCCCAACCCGCCCAGGAAATGCCTGTGCGCTGGTCGTCGGCCCTCGATCACTTCCAGAATGGCAAGGTCATCCGCCATTATCTGGGTGATCGCTATTCCGAAGCCTTCGCCACTGCCCGGCGCTTCGAATGCGAGAACTACCACTATCAGATCCAGCCTTTGGATTATGAGTGGTATCTGAGGAACGCGTGACCGCCGCAGCCGTGCAAGCTCCGATGGGTGATCCTCCGACGTATTATCATGCGACGGCACATCCCCGTGCGTCGCGTCCATCCCTCATCGGCGAGCACGTGGCCGACGTCTGCGTGATCGGCGCGGGTCTCACCGGCCTTTCGGCGGCGCACGAACTGGCCAAGCGCGGTCTGAAGGTGATTGTGCTCGAGGCGGAGACGGTCGGTTGGGGCGCCTCCGGTCGCAATGGCGGCCAGATCTGCACCGGCTTCTCCAGCGGCATGGCCAAATTCGAAGCCCAGCTTGACCGGACTGAGGCACAGGCCTGCTTCGATGTCGCCGAGGAGGGAAAGACGATCATCGCGACCAATGTCGCCGAGCACAAGATCGACTGCGATCTGACCTGGGGTTACCTCCATGTCGCTCCCAAGGCCGGCGATTTGGACGCTTTGAAGGAAATGCAGGAGGAATTCGCCGCCTATGGCTACGAGGATACTCGTATCATCAGCAAGCGGTCCGTCGAAGAGCGGCTCGGCACCACCCTCTACAAGGGCGCATTGCGCGAGGAGCGTGCCGGGCATTTTCATCCGCTGAATTATTGCTTGGGGATGGCGGCGGTCTGCGAGAGAGTTGGGGTGACGATCCATGAGCGCTCCCGCGCCACGAAGGTTGAGGGCGGTTCGCGGCCCAAGGTGACGACGGCCGCGGGGTCTGTCACCCCCCGCTTCATTGTCGTGGCGGGAAATGCCTATCTTGGCCGCCTGATCCCAAAACTCTATCGGGCCATCATGCCCGTGGGCTCCTTCGTGGTCACGACTGAGCCTCTCGGCGAGAACCGGGCACGCGCCTTGATCCGCGACAATGAGGCGGTGGCGGATACAAACTTCATCCTCGACTACTTCCGCCTCACGGGAGACCAGCGTCTGCTGTTCGGCGGCCGCTGCAGCTATTCCGGTGCACTTCCTAAGGATGTCGGCAAGTCGATCCGGCCGCGCATGATGCGGGTCTTTCCGCAACTGGCGGATGTGCGCATCGAATATGGCTGGAGCGGCTATATCGACATCACCGCCAACCGCATGCCCGATATCGGACGGTTGGAGCAGACGGTCTATTATGCCCACGGTTTCTCAGGCCAGGGCGTTGCAGTCGGTGTTGCTTGCGGGCGCGTGCTGGCCGAGGCCATCACCGGCCAGGCCGGGCGGTTCGATGTCATGGCGAAAATCGAGCATCAGGCCTTTCCCGGCGGTCCCATCCGCATGCCGTTGCTGGTTCTTGCCATGGCGTGGTATCGCCTGCGCGACGCACTGGGATAATGGCGTGGTTGGCGAAAAGTCAGCCGCCTACCCTTCCAGCGCCTGACCGCGAGCCCCGCGCTGATAGGCCCGCAGACACAGATACTCCAGAGCGATCATCGCGGCCGCATTGGCGGTGATCTCGGAGGTGTCGAAGGGAGGCGACACCTCCACCAGATCGGCCCCCACAAAATTCACGTTTTTCAGACGGCGCAGGATGGACAGCGCCTGGAAAGTTGACAGGCCCCCGGGGACCGGCGTCCCCGTGCCTGGCGCAAAGGCCGGATCGAGGAAATCGATGTCGAAGCTGAGATAGGCGGGCCCCGGTCCCACATGCGCGGAAATCATGTCGGCGACGGTCTGTGGGTCCTGCTCATGGACCGTATCCGCATAGATGATCTTGATCCCATGCGTCTGCTCTCCGTGATAGGTGGTCCGGATGCCGAGTTGCACCGAACGGGAAGGGTCTATGATGCCGTCGCGGATGGCATAGCTGAACATGGTGCCGTGATCGATCCGGCCGCCGGGATCGGGCTCGACGTCACGATGGGCGTCGAACTGGATGAGCGCCAGTGGCCCGTGCTTGGCGGCATGCGCCTTCAGCAGCGGATAGCTGATATAGTGATCGCCGCCGAAGGTGAGCATCTCGACACCCTCTGCGAGGATCGTCTGCGCATGCGCCTCGATGGTATGCGTTACATCCTCCTTCTTGCCCCAGTCGAACCAGCAGTCGCCGTAATCGATCACGGCGAGCGTGTCGAAGGGATCGAAGAACCAGGGCCAGACGGCGCCCCAGGCATGCTGGGCAGATGCACGTCGGATCGCCTCGGGCCCGAAGCGGGTGCCGGGGCGGTTGGTGACCGCCTGGTCAAAGGGAATGCCGCTGACGGCGATGTCGACGCCCGCCAGGTCACGGGTATATTTCCGCCGCATGAAGGATTGCGCGCCCGAATAGGATGGCTCCAGTACCGTGCCGAGCAGGCTCGTGCGCCGGAAGGCGTCATCCCCCGGAACCGCTTCATTCCCGTCTTCGGCCATCTGTCGTTCTCCATGATGTCTCTGCCGCGCAATCGCGGACCAGCGCGCGAGCGGTCGCCGAGGAATACTTTAAGCGGAAAGGACTCGCTACTGTGGCACGGCCCTTATTCCTTCAGCACGAGGGTGTCCTCCGCGCTCCACGACGCCCAGATCGGGTCCCCGCCCGGAACCCGGAATCGAGCCGCTGAGAGGAATTCTGCACATCCGCCGCCACCTCATGCCCCCCTTCCGTAACAAGAAAGATGTGGCTTGTATTGCCGAAATAGGCGACGTCCCGCACCCGGCCATTGACCATTATGACATCGCCCTGTGGCCTTTCGCGGGAGACGATGAGCTTTTCCGGACGAACTGCGATCACAACCTCTCCCGTCATGCCCTTGGCTTGGCCGAGCCTGACGGAGCCAAGCGCTTGGCACTCGACGGAGGTCAATCCTTCGTCCTCCCCCGCCACCCGCCCCTCGAACAGGTTCACCTTGCCGATGAAATCGGCGACGAACCGTGAGGTGGGATGCTCGTAAAGCTCTGCAGGTGTGGCGATCTGCGAGACCTTTCCGGCATTCATGACCGCGATTCGATTGGCCATGGACAGCGCTTCGTCCTGGTCGTGCGTGACGATGATGAAGGTGATCCCGACCATATGTTGGAGCCGGGTGAGTTCAAGCCGCATCTGATCCCGGAGCTTGGCATCGAGCGCCGACAGGGGTTCGTCCAGCAGCAGGACCTTGGGTCGCTTGACCAAAGCGCGCGCCAGTGCCACCCGCTGCCGTTGACCGCCGGAAAGCTGGTCAGGCTTGCGGTGGCCGAGATGGCCGAGCTGCACCATGGCGAGCGCCTCGGTCACCCGCGGCTCGATCTCGGACCGGGCGATCCCCGTCACCTTCAATCCATAGGCTACGTTATCGGCGACCGTCATATGCGGGAAGACCGCATAGGATTGGAACACCATGTTGACCGGCCGCTTGTTGGGCGGCGTCTGGGCCATGTCTTGTCCGTCGATGACGATCTGCCCGGAGCTTGGCATTTCGAGGCCGGCGATCATCCGCAGCAGGGTGGTCTTCCCGCAACCCGATGGTCCCAGCAAGGCAAAGAATTCGTTCTGGCGGATGTCGAAGGAGACGTCATCGACCGCCTTCACGCCCGGAAAGGCCTTGGTGAGATGGCGGATCGAGATGATGGCATCGCTCAAGGCCGGCTCCTGGGTTTCATGCAGCGGTCTTGGCCGGCGACTGCAGCCGCACAGCGAAGATGGTGGCGATCACGGTGATGACGATGAGGATGGTCGACGCGGCATTGACCTCCGGGGTCACGGAAAACCGGACCATGGAGTAGATTTTCACCGGAAAGGTGATCGCATTCGGGCCTGAGGTGAAGAAGGTGATGACGAAATCGTCCAGCGATAGGGTGAAGGCCAGGAGCGCGCCGGCCACCAGGCCCGGCTTGAGGAACGGGATGATGACGTAGCGAAAGGTCTGCCACTCGCTGGCGCCGAGATCCTTCGAGGCTTCTTCGAGTTCGCGGTTGAAGCCCACGAGCCGTGAGCGCACCACGATCGCGACGAACGGAAAGCAGAAGGCGATATGCGCGATGATGATCGCCGAAAGGTTGAGCGGCCACGGCCCTCCGGCGGGCCAGGAGATCGCCGAGAAGAACGCCATCATGGCAACCCCCATGCAGATTTCCGGGATCACGATGGGCAGCGCCATGAAGCCCTCATAGACCGGTTTCAGCGGGAACCGGAAACGCCACAGCATGAGCGCCACCATGGACCCGATCACGGTGGAAACGAGAGTTGCGATGATCGCGATGGTAAGCGAGTTGGTAAAGGCTTCGAACAGGGAGGCGTTGTTCCAGGCCCGCACATAATAATCGGTGGTGAAGCCCTGCCAGACGATGTTCCGCCGCGAATTGTTGAAGGAGAACACCATCAGCGACAGGAGCGG from Rhodoligotrophos appendicifer harbors:
- a CDS encoding corrinoid protein, coding for MSNEEELDLNSLDDDELVQQMHDDLYDGLKEEIEVAVNILLGRGWTPYRVLTEALVEGMRIVGVDFRDGILFVPEVLLAANAMKAGMFILRPLLAETGAPKQGKMVIGTVKGDIHDIGKNLVGMMMEGAGFDVIDLGINNPVEKYLAAIEEHQPDILGMSALLTTTMPYMKVVIDALKEKGIRDDYIVLVGGAPLNEEFATAIGADAYCRDAAVAVETAREMIKRRHNVRASA
- the bmt gene encoding betaine--homocysteine S-methyltransferase; the protein is MSKFLDLLASRPWLLADGATGTNYFQMGLQSGDAPEFWNVDHPDRVRSLHRQFIEAGADLILTNSFGGNRYRLKLHDAQNRVHELNKRAAELAREEANAAGRVVLVAGSMGPTGEIFEPVGPLSIADGADAFAEQARALAEGGADVLWIETISSEEELKAAMEGASQAGLPIVTTMSFDTNGRTMMGITPAAFGAMTAALDKQPAGIGANCGTGAAELVATVLGITAARPDAVVVAKGNCGIPQFVGGHIHYSGTPEIMADYACLALDAGARIIGGCCGTEPKHLAAMRSALEAHKKGDRPSVEEITAKLGEVSALAHGAAPARSEASERRRRRAPS
- the ald gene encoding alanine dehydrogenase, with translation MLIGVPKEIKNQEFRVGLTPTSVREVCHHGHKVLVQATAGEGIGASDAVYAAAGAEIVVDASEIFARSDMIVKVKEPQAVERKMLRPGQVLFTYLHLAPDPEQTRDLVASGAICIAYETVTGPRGGLPLLAPMSQVAGRMSIQAGAHCLEKRQGGMGLLLGGVPGVAPARVVIIGGGMVGQHAAVMATGAGADVVILEKSAETMQALDARFGARVKTLFSSRGSVEDEVAAADLVVGAVLIPGAAAPKLINREMISGMKTGSVLVDVAIDQGGCAETSHATTHADPTYIVDGVVHYCVANMPGGVARTSTFALNNVTLPFVVALADKGHRQALADDPHLLAGLNVAGGKVTYEAVATALGYDYVEPDRALAA
- a CDS encoding glutamine synthetase family protein, with the translated sequence MLSGMTFEEWLRAEKIDEVECLVADMSGTARGKILPATKFIKGSHSRGLRVPEEVFSLTVTGRYVWETDAFDDAAIDIYLKPDLETLRPVPWYTEPTAEVICDCFYVDDRPVEMAPRYVLKRVLELYKERGWKAIVAPELEFYLVKRNLDPDYPLEPPVGRSGRKEAYGQAYGIDAANDFDPIVEDIYDWCEAQHIDLDTLSHESGPAQLEINFNHGDPLLLADQVFLFKRTVRQAALKHDMYATFMAKPHEKEPGSSMHLHQSVIDIATGRNIFATETGEPSEALLNHIGGLQRYMGAAMPFCAPNVNSYRRLVPDSDAPTNVHWGTDNRTVSFRVPTADANNMRVENRVPGADANPYLAIAASLACGYLGMIEELEPTAKVEGSAYRYAHTLPLHLEEALSKLNYTKPLKQVFGERFVTAFQDVKEYEMQQYRTVISSWEREFLLLNV
- a CDS encoding glutamine synthetase family protein; amino-acid sequence: MLKHSPGATEAETFLAAHPEILAVDMLITDMNGILRGKQLARNYLGKLYDDDGVRLPGSIFLLDSTGANVLTYDYGTRDGDPDYYCYAVPGLLAPVPWSKRPTAQVLASMYHDDGTPFFADPRHVLSRTLDRLAEIGLKPVIAIEYEFYILDGEAAAQGVYRPAASPSSAFRAHQTNVYGVDDLYEFEDLLSDIHAACKLQGLPAETFVSEYAAGQFEINLHHCDNALLACDHAILLERAIKQVCRRHGLVATFMAKPFAESAGSGLHIHASLLDKDGRNVFAGPVDDRINRPVSDLMRFAIGGLVETMPEAMAIFAPNANSYRRLRPGTYAPTRANWGGDNRTVSLRLPGTDDKSARIEHRVAGADANPYLVATAMLAGMHHGIVNKIEPPDPVVGDAYSQPAQEMPVRWSSALDHFQNGKVIRHYLGDRYSEAFATARRFECENYHYQIQPLDYEWYLRNA
- a CDS encoding NAD(P)/FAD-dependent oxidoreductase; the protein is MTAAAVQAPMGDPPTYYHATAHPRASRPSLIGEHVADVCVIGAGLTGLSAAHELAKRGLKVIVLEAETVGWGASGRNGGQICTGFSSGMAKFEAQLDRTEAQACFDVAEEGKTIIATNVAEHKIDCDLTWGYLHVAPKAGDLDALKEMQEEFAAYGYEDTRIISKRSVEERLGTTLYKGALREERAGHFHPLNYCLGMAAVCERVGVTIHERSRATKVEGGSRPKVTTAAGSVTPRFIVVAGNAYLGRLIPKLYRAIMPVGSFVVTTEPLGENRARALIRDNEAVADTNFILDYFRLTGDQRLLFGGRCSYSGALPKDVGKSIRPRMMRVFPQLADVRIEYGWSGYIDITANRMPDIGRLEQTVYYAHGFSGQGVAVGVACGRVLAEAITGQAGRFDVMAKIEHQAFPGGPIRMPLLVLAMAWYRLRDALG
- the speB gene encoding agmatinase, producing MAEDGNEAVPGDDAFRRTSLLGTVLEPSYSGAQSFMRRKYTRDLAGVDIAVSGIPFDQAVTNRPGTRFGPEAIRRASAQHAWGAVWPWFFDPFDTLAVIDYGDCWFDWGKKEDVTHTIEAHAQTILAEGVEMLTFGGDHYISYPLLKAHAAKHGPLALIQFDAHRDVEPDPGGRIDHGTMFSYAIRDGIIDPSRSVQLGIRTTYHGEQTHGIKIIYADTVHEQDPQTVADMISAHVGPGPAYLSFDIDFLDPAFAPGTGTPVPGGLSTFQALSILRRLKNVNFVGADLVEVSPPFDTSEITANAAAMIALEYLCLRAYQRGARGQALEG
- a CDS encoding ABC transporter ATP-binding protein, which gives rise to MSDAIISIRHLTKAFPGVKAVDDVSFDIRQNEFFALLGPSGCGKTTLLRMIAGLEMPSSGQIVIDGQDMAQTPPNKRPVNMVFQSYAVFPHMTVADNVAYGLKVTGIARSEIEPRVTEALAMVQLGHLGHRKPDQLSGGQRQRVALARALVKRPKVLLLDEPLSALDAKLRDQMRLELTRLQHMVGITFIIVTHDQDEALSMANRIAVMNAGKVSQIATPAELYEHPTSRFVADFIGKVNLFEGRVAGEDEGLTSVECQALGSVRLGQAKGMTGEVVIAVRPEKLIVSRERPQGDVIMVNGRVRDVAYFGNTSHIFLVTEGGHEVAADVQNSSQRLDSGFRAGTRSGRRGARRTPSC
- a CDS encoding ABC transporter permease — its product is MASPVLYSSAEAEVIAVQEAERSRSPVGPLEFHRRKWLWAIAGATLLFLYIPLLSLMVFSFNNSRRNIVWQGFTTDYYVRAWNNASLFEAFTNSLTIAIIATLVSTVIGSMVALMLWRFRFPLKPVYEGFMALPIVIPEICMGVAMMAFFSAISWPAGGPWPLNLSAIIIAHIAFCFPFVAIVVRSRLVGFNRELEEASKDLGASEWQTFRYVIIPFLKPGLVAGALLAFTLSLDDFVITFFTSGPNAITFPVKIYSMVRFSVTPEVNAASTILIVITVIATIFAVRLQSPAKTAA